From the genome of Danio aesculapii chromosome 16, fDanAes4.1, whole genome shotgun sequence, one region includes:
- the cfap418 gene encoding cilia- and flagella-associated protein 418 produces MADDLDDLLDEVESKFCCSTSESKQTSRVIKQTDQKCENLEDKKQPRKQGFKRVENEIDIDAMLHEILDDDDDKHTSTHEPSPAKASSSDSRAQTITKKCCPVFLGGSSVAHGIGTSVSERACNRLRCTYCDFSVITFDDHEWDSSCDYLFFRNNMPDYHKLKVHLRRRVGVRAYACQCSWISILTLSHLREQPQLKWVCGKHRA; encoded by the exons ATGGCGGATGATTTGGACGATTTACTTGATGAAGTCGAATCAAAGTTTTGTTGCAGCACCTCGGAGTCTAAACAGACAAGCCGTGTTATAAAACAAACGGATCAAAAGTGTGAGAATCTGGAGGACAAGAAACAGCCAAG AAAACAAGGTTTTAAAAGAGTTGAAAATGAGATTGATATTGACGCTATGCTGCATGAAATactggatgatgatgatgataaacacACCAGCACACAT GAACCCAGTCCAGCAAAGGCTTCCTCAAGTGATTCACGTGCTCAGACAATCACCAAGAA ATGTTGCCCTGTGTTTCTTGGTGGAAGCTCTGTTGCACATGGCATTGGAACCAGCGTTTCCGAAAG GGCCTGCAATCGATTAAGATGTACATATTGTGACTTCAGCGTAATCACGTTTGATGATCATGAATGGGACTCGTCCTGTGACTATTTATTTTTCAG GAACAACATGCCGGATTACCACAAGCTGAAGGTGCATCTGAGGAGGAGAGTGGGTGTTCGTGCGTACGCCTGTCAGTGCAGCTGGATCTCCATTCTGACGCTCTCACACCTCAGAGAACAACCGCAGCTCAAGTGGGTTTGTGGGAAACACAGAGCATGA
- the mettl6 gene encoding tRNA N(3)-methylcytidine methyltransferase METTL6, with translation MSASGESDSLEYSPVFPPQSTVVRERTLTAEEMEKLSDDRVLVSDFKQQKLETDAQKNWDLFYKRNTTNFFKDRHWTTREFDELKNCRESEGQKLVLLEAGCGVGNCIFPLLEEDLNIFIYACDFSPRAVEFVKQNALYCTERCLAFQCDLTKDDLQATIQVETVDVATLIFVLSAIHPDKMQKSLEQIYKVLRPGGIVLFRDYGLYDHAMLRFKSGNKLGENFYVRQDGTRSFFFSREFLAGLFQKAGFETLVNEYVLRETVNKKEGLCVPRVFLQSKFSKPIPS, from the exons ATGTCGGCATCAGGTGAGTCAGACTCGCTTGAATATAGTCCTGTTTTCCCGCCTCAGTCCACCGTTGTGAGGGAAAGGACTCTGACAGCTGAAGAGATGGAGAAACTCAGCGATGACCGAGTTTTAGTGTCCGACTTCAAACAGCAGAAACTCGAAACGGATGCTCAGAAAAACTGGGACTTGTTTTATAAACGAAACACGACCAACTTCTTTAAAGACCGACACTGGACCACCagggagtttgatgaactgaaaaACTGCAGAGAG TCTGAGGGACAGAAGTTGGTGTTGTTGGAGGCTGGATGTGGGGTTGGAAACTGTATTTTTCCCCTTCTGGAAGAGGATCTCAACATCTTCATCTATGCCTGTGATTTCTCTCCACGAGCTGTTGAGTTTGTGAAG CAAAATGCCTTGTATTGCACCGAGAGATGCCTTGCGTTTCAGTGTGACCTCACTAAAGATGATCTTCAGGCCACCATACAGGTTGAAACAGTGGATGTAGCAACATTGATATTCGTTCTGTCTGCAATTCATCCAGACAAGATGCAGAAATCCCTGGAGCAAATTTATAAG GTATTAAGACCTGGAGGTATTGTCCTCTTCAGGGATTATGGACTGTATGATCATGCCATGTTGAGGTTTAAGTCGGGCAATAAGCTGGGTGAGAATTTCTATGTAAGACAGGATGGCACCCGTTCCTTTTTCTTCTCAAGAG AGTTCTTGGCTGGTTTATTCCAAAAGGCAGGATTTGAGACTCTTGTGAACGAATACGTGCTGAGAGAAACGGTGAATAAAAAAGAGGGTCTGTGTGTTCCCCGAGTGTTTCTACAGAGTAAATTCAGCAAACCTATTCCCTCATGA